The sequence AACCTTTTTTGAAAACCCTGAAGTGGCAGAACAGGTAATTGTAGTCTGGGCCTAAGGTCTGTCGTATCCAAGCTTGCTGTGCTTCAATGATGCGCCGGATTTCACGGTTAGCTGGAATCTGATGCCAACGTTTGGTCTTCTGCTGAAAGAAACGGATGTACCACTTGCTGTTTTCCGCAACGAGGCAGTCAAACTGCATCTGGCAGACATCACCGGGTCGTGCGGCTGTGTACTCCTGAACCAAGTAGTGCCTTGCTAGTGGCTCTGGTAATTTGTGCAGGTGCGACTTGATAGCAGAACGAGTGGGTTCATCCAACCATACGGGGTCATCATGACGAATCTTGGGAAAGTCTCTGCGTTTAACTAAGGCTTCAGCCTCAAGGCCAGCCCAACTCAAAAACTCCTTAAGCTGATAGAGCTTTGTGTATACTGTTCGCCCTTTTATGCTTTGCCAAGCATCAATCAGGTTCAGAATGTCACTGCGCTTGATGTCTTGCAGTGATGAACATTTTCTTTGCTTAAGCACTTCGCCCAACTGTCCCAGCACAGCACGGATGGCACGGATTTGGGATGTTGAAGAATATACTTGAGCTTTGAGTAGGTAGTGCAAATACTGTTTTGCCTGCAAGCAGAACCAATCAGGTTCAATGCCATCAAAAGTAAGGAGTCGGTAGTAGGGCTTTTCATAGAAGTGCCGCAAGTCCCAGGTATTAGCGGCAAAGTCAAACGGGAGTAGTTCTTGCAACTTCTGCCTACCCTGCCAGTTGTATTGAACGGTAGCTGAAGGCTCAAAAATTATCTTGCAATAGCGACATCTGCCGTACCCTAGATCGTTACATTTGTAAATCCATCCCCTTTGACCCCTTGAACCAATGCCAGTACAAAGAGGGT comes from Synechococcus sp. C9 and encodes:
- a CDS encoding tyrosine-type recombinase/integrase, whose translation is MQELLPFDFAANTWDLRHFYEKPYYRLLTFDGIEPDWFCLQAKQYLHYLLKAQVYSSTSQIRAIRAVLGQLGEVLKQRKCSSLQDIKRSDILNLIDAWQSIKGRTVYTKLYQLKEFLSWAGLEAEALVKRRDFPKIRHDDPVWLDEPTRSAIKSHLHKLPEPLARHYLVQEYTAARPGDVCQMQFDCLVAENSKWYIRFFQQKTKRWHQIPANREIRRIIEAQQAWIRQTLGPDYNYLFCHFRVFKKGSYPKFSRIKPLPEPPKTNADVNPMVRAIRYLIEAEDIRDSNGQQPHFTGRITRSSRLQEIRVKHGIEAAQLYADHVSSTTTFQHYAPPTREQVATADLPFQELLLNPDNKFLPWQSLPESLLKNPKAHELDIEINPRLTVYGHCALDPKTPCPHNLYPKCYGCSSFRPSTGKLPLYERQYQSEVQRMEQAKTAGAELSYEEAKATVEAMKQWLPQLREVAHG